Genomic window (Flavobacteriales bacterium):
CTGAAGAGGACCTTTGACAACCTCAACTCCGGCGCGAGATGAAGCATGTTGATCCGCTCGGGTTTCTCGAAAATGTTCAGCTTATGCTTCAGGTAGGTGTAAACGAGCCTTTCCCTGTCGGAGGAGTCACATTGATAACATGCCCCGCGCCTGATGCCCGCCCCGATCACCTGCTTTTCGACAAGGACCGGATAGTCCTTGCCGGTCAGGGCAAAATCCTTGGATCGAAAGCCGCAAAAGGGACAGATGTACCTACTTCCCCGATGCATCGCCAGAATGACGCTGCGCTTTATGGAGTTGGGAATGTATTTCTTGATATTGAAACTCATAATTCACATCCCTTTCTGAAGCTGGGGTCGGAGATCCACATGCTACCGCCCTTCTTCCAATAATGCGGCTGCAATCACCAGGTCGTCCGGTGTGGTCACCTTGATATTGCGTTCATCCCCTTCAACAAGGCGCACAAGGTTGCCCATGCGTTCCACGAGCGTGGCCTCATCGGTAAAGGCGGGGTCGTATGGCAGTTTGAAGGCCTTCCGCAGCAGTTCCACTTGGAAACACTGTGGCGTTTGCACAATGCGCAATCGGCTGCGGTCCAATGCACGCGATCCTTCATCTGTAAGCTCCCGCATGGAAGAACTCACCGGCACAACAGGTATCGCGGCGTCATGCAGTTCCGCAGCCGCAAAACAGCGTTCGATCAGCCCCAAGCTCACCAATGGCCTAACGCCATCATGCACTGCCACAAGTCCGTCGTGTGCCACTTCCTTCAGCCCTTCGCGGACGGAATGAAAGCGCTCTTCACCCCCGGCCACCACGGTGTGATCGATCGTAAAGCCATGCCCGATGCAGAGCACTCGCCAACTGTCGATCTGCTCCTTGGGCAGCACGACGATGATCTGCATCGCCGGATCATACAGGTGAAATGCGGAAATAACGTGGCAGAGGACCGGTTTGCCCTTCACCAGCATGAACTGCTTGGGTACCGGGGAGGCCATGCGCTTGCCACTGCCGCCGGCTACAATGATGGTTGAACGTTCCATGGTGGACAATGTCAAAGGTCCAAAAGAAAAGGCCGCAAGGAAATTCCCTGCGGCCCTCTGTGTCTCTGTGCCTCTGTGTTTTTTTCTCAGATGATCAACATCGCGTCCCCGTAGCTGAAGAAGCGGTACTTCTCCTTGATGGCCACTTTGTACGCGTTCCACACGTGGTCGTAACCTCCGAAGGCCGCCACCATCATCAGGAGCGTGCTTTCAGGCATGTGGAAGTTGGTGACCATGCGGTCCGCCACGCCGAAGTCATAAGGAGGGAAGATGAACTTGTTGGTCCATCCATTGAACGGCTTGATGTGGTCGTCCGTGCTCACGCTGCTTTCGATGGCGCGCATGGTGGTAGTGCCGATGCTGCAGACATGCTTCTTGGCGTCGATGCTGGCGTTGATGATGTCACAGGCCTTCTGGTCGATGATGACCTGCTCGCTGTCCATCTTGTGCTTTGTAAGGTCCTCCACCTCCACCGGCCGGAAGGTGCCCAAACCCACGTGCAGGGTGACATTGGCGAAATTGATGCCCTTCAGCTCGGCACGCTTCATGATCTCGCGGCTGAAGTGGATGCCCGCGGTGGGTGCGGCCACGGCCCCTTCGTGCTTGGCGTAAATGGTCTGGTAGCGCTCAGCATCGCTGGCTTCGAGGTCGCGCTTGATGTAGTGTGGCAGCGGGGTCTCGCCCATCTCGGTGATGGTCTGCTTGAACTCCTCGTAGCTGCCGTCGAAGAGGAAGCGCAGGGTGCGGCCGCGACTGGTGGTGTTGTCGATCACTTCGGCGACGAGCTCGTCGTCTTTTCCGAAGTACAGTTTGTTGCCGATACGGATCTTGCGGGCGGGGTCCACCACCACGTCCCAGAGCAAACTGTCGCGGTTGAGCTCACGCAGCAGGAACACCTCGATCTTGGCACCGGTCTTCTCCTTATTGCCCCACATGCGGGCCGGGAACACCTTGGTATCGTTGGCGACGAAGGTGTCGCCTTCCTCGAAGTAGTCGAGGATGTTCTTGAATTTCTTGTGCTCGATCTTGCCCGTCTTGCGGTCCATCACCATCAGCTTCGCGCCGTCGCGGTCTTTGGTGGGATAGAGGGCGATGAGTTCCTTGGGGACGTCGAATTTGAACGAAGTGAGCTTCATGGATGTAGGTTAGGGCTTACAGGCCCATTTCAGGATTTCGGGGCGCGAAGATAGGGTGATCGGGCACCCTGTGGGAGGTGATCCTATACCACAGGTCTGTCGCGCTTGGAAGCCCACTGGTCCAGCCACTTCGACCATTGCTCCGGCGTGCGGGCATCGCGGACAAGGAACGACCCGCTGGCCGTGCGGCGCAGCCCCACGAGATGGGCACCGCAGCCCAAGGCCTCACCGATGTCATGCGCTAGTGACCGGACATAGGTCCCCTTGCTGCAATGCACCTCGATGGTGACGTCGCTGCCCTGGATCCCGAGCAGCTCCAACCGATGGATGGTAAGCGCAACGGGCGGCAGTTCCACCTCTTCCCCCGCACGGGCCAAGCGGTAGGCGCGTTCCCCTTGGTAGCGTTTGGCGGAGAAATCCGGCGGTCGCTGCTTGATCTCACCGGTGAAAAGGGGGAAGACGTCTCGAATGGCGGCCTCGTCGATGTGCTTCCACGGCCGCTCCACTTCCACGTCGGTCTCCGCGTCGTAGCTCAACGTGCTCTGGCCCAAACGCAAAGTGGCCGTGTACGTCTTGTCCTCATCGGCCAAGGCTTGCAACTGCTTGGTGTGGGTGCCCGTTCCGATGATCAGCAGGCCGCTGGCCAAGGGGTCCAAGGTGCCGCCGTGGCCCACTTTCACGCGGTGGCCGCACACGACAAGCAATCCGACACGGATCTTGGCCACCACATTGAAGCTGGTCCACGTGATGGGCTTGTCCACCAAAAGGACCGCCCCCATTTCCGGGTCCAGCTCCGCGGTCATGTCATGCTCAGGTCCACGCCGGAAAGAATGAGCACGAGCAATACCAGGCCGATGATGATGCGGTACCAGCCGAAAGCCCGGAAGCCATGGCGCGTGAGGAAGTCGACAAAGCTGCGGATAGCCAGCAGTGCTACTACAAAGGCCACTGCATTGCCCAGCAGGAGCAGACCGATGTGGTCGCCGCTGAAGATCGTCGGGTCCGCTTTCCAACCCTGGAGCATCTTGTAGCCGGAAGCAGCGGCCATGGTGGGCACGGCCAGGAAGAAGGAGAACTCGGCGGCGTGCTTCCGCGTGAGGCCCAAGCCCATCCCACCGATGATCGTGGCGGCCGAGCGGGACACTCCTGGCACCATGGCGAGGCATTGGAAGATACCGATCCCGAATGCACGGGGATAAGAGATGGATTCCACGCCTTTTGGCTTGAACCAATTGTCGACGAAGAGCAGCACGATACCGCCCAGCAACAGCGCCACGGCCACTACCGTAACATTCTCCAGCAAGAGGTCGATCGCGTCACCCAGCAACAGCCCGAAGATGGCGGCAGGGATAAAAGCCACCAGCAACTTCCAATAGAAATCGAACGACCGGAAAAAGCGCTTCCAATACAGTGCTACTACGGAGAGGATGGCACCGAACTGAATGTTCACCATGTAAGCCTTGGTGAACTCGGTGGGCTCCAAGCCCAGAAGCGCCTGAACGATCACCATGTGGCCCGTGCTGGACACCGGCAAAAACTCGGTGAGCCCCTCAACTACGGCAATAACAATAGCTTGAAAAACGGTCATACTGCCCAGCCCTCTCCCTTCATGCGCTTCAACCCGATGGGAGGGATCACTCCGTTTCCTGCGGTTTGCGCATGATCGCGTAGATCACGAAGATGTATCCGATAAGGCACACGATCGGAGCCACGGTGATGCGCCGCGCACTGAAGATCTCCTTTGCGTCGAAGACCTCGGGGTCCCCGGTACCACCGCCGCTCATCAGGATAAAACCGAGGATCACGATCCCGATGCCGATCAGCAGGAGCTTATAGTTCATGCCATCAAAGGCCAAGGCTTCATCGGTGTTCGCTGCCATGTTCAGGTCCAGTTGAGTTCGTCGGTGTTCATGCGAAGGTAACGCCTCACGGCAAGCGCCGTGGAAAGCAGGGAGATCAGCAGGCCCAGTGCGACGATGCTACCAAGCAGGATCGCCAAGGGCATGGGCTGCACCAGCGTACGCAGGTCCGGCTGCCAGCGCACCAGCGTTTGGATGCTGCCCACGAGCAGGCCTACGGCCAGGATGGAGGCCACGATACCTTGCCACAAGCTGTTCCCCAGGAAGGGCTTCTTGATGAACCAGCTCGTCGCACCAACCAAGTGCATGGTGCGGATGAGGAAGCGCTTGCTATAGATCGCCAAGCGGATGGTATTGTTGATCAACGCGACGGCGATCACCAGCAAAAGCGCGCTGAAGCCGAGCAGGATCCAACGCAGCTTGCCCATGTTGGCATCGATGTTCTCCACCACCACCGGGTTGTACTTCACCTCGTGGACGTTGGCGTCCTGCCGCAGGTGATCGGCCACCCACTTCAGGCTGTCCGGCCCGGCGTAGGCCTCCTTCATGCGCAGCTCGATCGAGGGCAGCAAAGGGTTCGCGCCCAGCACGCCGAGAAAATCCTCGCCCATGTCCTGCTTCAGCTGTTCCGCGGCCTCATCGGCCGTGACGTAGCGTGTCTCCAGCGCGAAGGGCTCCGCGTCCAATTGCTTGCGGAACTTCATCACGTCCACCTCCTTCAGGTCGCGCTTCAGGTAGATGTCCACCTTCACGTTCTCCTTGAAATGACGCTCCAGTTCCCGGGCGTTCAGCAGCATGAAACCCAACAGGCCCAGCATGAACAGCACCAAGGTGATGCCGATGATGGTGCCCACGTTGCTGCTGCGTGTGCGTGACTTGATGAAGCGCTGCTCGCTCATGGATCCTGTCGGGCTTGCAAAGGCCCGTCGGGCGGCGAAGTTATCCGAGCGAGTGCATCATCAACCCCGTCTTTAAGCAGTTTTCCGAAGTACGGATCGTGCATGGTCCTTCACCACCCGAAGCCAACGGGCTAAATTCGCCCACCATTGAAGGGGAAACATGGCATACGACCACAAGGGCATCGAGGAGAAGTGGCGGGAAGAGTGGCGCAAGCGCGGCACTTATCGCGTGGAGAATGACACCACGAAGCCGAAGTACTACGTGCTGGACATGTTCCCCTACCCCAGCGGCGCCGGCCTGCACGTGGGGCATCCGCTCGGCTATATTGCCAGCGACATCGTGGCCCGCTTCAAGCGGCACAGCGGTTTCAACGTGCTCCACCCGATGGGCTACGACAGCTTCGGTCTGCCCGCGGAGCAGTACGCCATCCAGACCGGCCAGCACCCGGCAAAAACCACGGAAGAGAACGCCGCGCGCTACCGCGAACAATTGGACCGCATCGGCTTCAGCTTCGATTGGAACCGCGAGGTGCGCACTAGCAACCCGGACTACTACAAGTGGACGCAGTGGATCTTCCTCCAGCTCTTCGATAGCTGGTACGATCCGAAGGCCGACAAAGCACGGCCCATTTCCGAACTGATCGCCCGTTTCGAAGCTACCGGCTGCCAAGGCCAGGATGCGGAGGTCCTTACCGGCGACATCGAAGAGGCCATCGGACCCTTCACCGCCGCGGAATGGAAGAGCTTCAGCGAGCGCACCCAGCAGATGGTGCTGCAACACTTCCGCTTGGCCTACCTCAGTGATGCATGGGTGAACTGGTGTCCCGCATTAGGCACGGTGCTCGCGAACGACGAGGTGAAGGACGGCGTGAGCGAACGCGGAGGCCATCCCGTGGAACGTAAGCGCATGCCGCAATGGAGCATGCGCATCACCGCCTACGCACAACGACTGCTGGACGGTTTGGACGAACTGGATTGGACAACGTCCATGAAGGAGGCCCAGCGGAATTGGATCGGGAGGAGTGAAGGGGCGAGTGTGAAATTCACCCTCACCCCTAGCCCCTCTCCCAGGGAGAGGGGGACGCGCTCCGAAGGAGCTTCAGCGCGAGCTGGCTACCTCACCGCTGACCCTGCGATCGCTAGCCGATTGATGGAGTTCTCCAAGGAGATGCGGAAGAATCCTACGGAAGCGGAGGACAAACTGTGGCAGGTGATCCGAGGGGCAGGGGTCGGGGCGAAGATCCGCAGGCAGCACATCATCGATCGCTTTATCGTGGATTTCGTCTCCTTGCCCAAGCGCTTAGTGATCGAGGTTGACGGCGATATCCACGATCTCCAAAAAGAAGAGGATGCCGCTCGCACCCAGCGATTGAAAGAACTGGGATTTGAAGTCATCCGCTTCACCAATGATGAGGTCTTACGCGATGCTCACCGAGTGAAGGAGACGATCAAAGAGGTGTTAAATAAGCGCATCAATGTTGCCGAGGAAGAAAAGCTCGCGGAACGCTCGGAGGTCGAGAACGACTCCCCTCTCCCTCGGAGAGGGGCCGGGGGTGAGGGATATTTCTCCCTCGGAGAGGGCCACAATGAGGCCATCGAAGTATTCACAACCCGCCCAGACACTCTATTCGGTGTCTCATTCCTAACCCTAGCACCAGAGCACGAACTCGTGCAATTGGTCACCACCGATGCCCAGCGCGCCGAAGTAGAAGCCTACGTAAAGACCTCCACCAACCGCAGCGAGCGCGAGCGTCAAGCCGAAGTGGACAAGGTCTCCGGCGTTTTCACCGGCTCTTTCGCCAAGCATCCCTTCACGGGCAAGGACATCCCCATCTGGGTGGGTGATTACGTGCTGGCGGGCTATGGAACCGGCGCGGTGATGGCCGTGCCCGGCGGCGACCAGCGCGATTGGCGTTTCGCGAAGCATTTCAACCTGCCCATCATCGCCGTTACCGAAGGAGCTGATATTGAAAAAGGGGCCGACGAGCGCAAGGACGCCGTGATCTGCAACGAGGGCTTTCTGAAAGGCATGCAGGTGCCCGATGCCATCCGCCGCGCCACGGAAGAACTGGAGAAGCTGGGTGCCGGCGAAGGCCGCATCAACTACCGGCTGCGCGATGCCGCCTTCGGCCGCCAGCGCTACTGGGGCGAGCCGATCCCGATCTACTACAAAGACGACATTCCTTATCCGTTGCCGGAAAGCGCATTGCCGTTGGAGCTACCGGTGATCGACAAATTCCAACCCACCGAAACGGGAGAGCCACCTCTGGCCCGGGCATCGAAGTGGAAGTGGGACGAGGCAAATCAGCGAATTAGCGAATCAGGAATTGACTTTCCTCTGGAAACAACGACCATGCCCGGCTGGGCCGGCAGCAGCTGGTACTTCCTGCGCTACATGGACCCGACGAACGAGGACCGCTTCGCCTCGCCGGAGGCCATCAACTACTGGCAGCAGATCGACCTCTACATGGGCGGCAGCGAACACGCCACCGGCCACCTGCTCTACTTCCGCTTCTGGACCAAATTTTTGTTCGATCGCGGCCTGATCCCCTTTGATGAACCGGCGAAGAAGCTGGTGAACCAGGGGATGATACAGGGGGTATCGGCTGTGTTGACCTTTGTTAGTAATGTCAAGGTATCTCAGGATTATGAGGACTTTGAGGGGGGAGTGATTGACCCGGTGACGACCCCATTGGTCTATGTGAGCAATTCTGTTGTTGCAATGGGTGAAGAATATTTGAAGGAGCAACTTTTGCTCAAGTACCAGAACTACTGGCCATCATTGAAAACCGATAGTGCACACACCCAGATTGAATTCCAACTCAGTGGATCAAACATAGATGTGAAGTACATTCTAAGTGACGATACTGTTGTCCTCGATTTATTCAAAGAGGATAAAATGAAGTCGTTCAGCAGTGTGAAAAGAGAGATTGACTTCGTCCTTGATGGGAGCAATCGATTGGTTGCGCGAAGAGAGGTTGAAAAGATGTCCAAGTCCAAGTTGAACGTATTCAATCCCGACGACATCATCGAGAAATACGGCGCCGACACCCTCCGCCTCTATGAAATGTTCCTCGGCCCGCTGGAGCAGAGCAAACCTTGGGATACGCACGGCATCGAAGGCACCAGCCGCTTCCTGAAGAAATTCTGGAACCTCTTCTTCGAGAGCGATGTGCTCAGCGTAAGTGAGGAAGCGCCCACCGATGCAGAGCAGAAAGTGCTACACGCCACCCTGAAGAAGGTGACGGAGGACATCGGGAAAATGAGCTTTAACACCAGCGTGGCGCAGTTCATGATCGCAGCGAACGAGTTGGGCGCGCTGAAATGCCACAAGCGGGACATTCTTGAGCCGCTCACCATCGCGCTTGCACCCTTCGCGCCGCACATCGCCGAGGAATTGTGGAGCCTTTTGGGGCATTCCGACAGCATCACCACGGCCAAATGGCCACAGTGGCATGCCCGCTTCTTGGAGGAAAGCAACTTCAGCTATCCCATCAGCTTCAACGGCAAAACCCGCTTGCAGCTGGAATTCCCCGTTACGCTTTCCAAAGAGGATGTGGAGGCTGCCGTGCTGGCGAACCCTGAAGTGCAGCAGCGACTGGAAGGTAAAGCCCCAAAAAAGGTGATCGTGGTACACAAGCGTATCGTGAACATCGTGGTGTGATGCGCCCGTTCCGTGCAGCCCCCTCTTCGGCTTGGTACGCCAATTGCAGAGGGACCGGTATGGCACAACGATCCCTCTTCGCCACTGCGGCGGCCTGCCTGCTTTCCTTCGGCTTTGCACAAAGCGGAGGCGCACCGGCCCCTACGGATGCGGATGCGGTGTACCCGCTCCGTACGCTCGACCAGCACGTCTTCCGTGCGGGTGAGAAGCTCAGCTATGTGCTGCACTACGGTTGGCTCAACGCAGGAATAGCCACCTTGGAACTGAAGGAGGCCGATCGCAAGATCGACGGCCGCGAGGTGTTGCATGCGGTAGGCGTGGGCCAGAGCACCGGCGCGTTCAAGACCTTCTACAAAGTGGACGATCACTACGAGACCTATTTCGACAAGAAGGGCGTGTTCCCATGGGTCTTCGTCCGCCGTGTGGACGAAGGCGGGTACACCTTCAGCCAGGACTACCTCTTCCTGCAGCACCGCCGCACGGTGACGACGCAGGAGAAGAAGACCTTCGACGTGCCCGCCCATGTGCAGGACATGCTCAGCGCCTTCTACTTCGCCCGGACTTTGGACTATTCCAATGCCAAAAAGGGGCAGGAATTCACCATTCCCTGTTTCATGGACAACGAGGAATGGAACCTGCGCATGCGCTTTGTGGGCAAAGAGACCATCAAGCTCCGCAATGGCAAATACCGCTGTTTGAAGTTCCAGCCCGTAGTGCAGGAAGGGCGGATCTTCAAGACGAACGAGGACCTGAACGTGTGGATCACCGATGACGCGAACCACATTCCCGTGCTGGCGCAGGCCAAGGTGCTGGTAGGCTCCATCAAGATGGAACTCTCCAGCTATGAGGGATTGACCAATCCGATCGCCAAGGAGTAGCGTGCCAGCACTGCGGTTCTCACGTCCGCGTTGTTGAAAATACGCGGCTGGCGGGCAACAATGTCCTGTTGGCCATCGTTTCTTGCGCCGAATGAGCAGGAAAACGGGCATGGCGATCAGTGGGCTGGTGCTCGCGGCGGCGGTGGGGACCTACCTCTTTGTCGGCGTGGACCTC
Coding sequences:
- a CDS encoding 2-C-methyl-D-erythritol 4-phosphate cytidylyltransferase, with translation MERSTIIVAGGSGKRMASPVPKQFMLVKGKPVLCHVISAFHLYDPAMQIIVVLPKEQIDSWRVLCIGHGFTIDHTVVAGGEERFHSVREGLKEVAHDGLVAVHDGVRPLVSLGLIERCFAAAELHDAAIPVVPVSSSMRELTDEGSRALDRSRLRIVQTPQCFQVELLRKAFKLPYDPAFTDEATLVERMGNLVRLVEGDERNIKVTTPDDLVIAAALLEEGR
- the queA gene encoding tRNA preQ1(34) S-adenosylmethionine ribosyltransferase-isomerase QueA — encoded protein: MKLTSFKFDVPKELIALYPTKDRDGAKLMVMDRKTGKIEHKKFKNILDYFEEGDTFVANDTKVFPARMWGNKEKTGAKIEVFLLRELNRDSLLWDVVVDPARKIRIGNKLYFGKDDELVAEVIDNTTSRGRTLRFLFDGSYEEFKQTITEMGETPLPHYIKRDLEASDAERYQTIYAKHEGAVAAPTAGIHFSREIMKRAELKGINFANVTLHVGLGTFRPVEVEDLTKHKMDSEQVIIDQKACDIINASIDAKKHVCSIGTTTMRAIESSVSTDDHIKPFNGWTNKFIFPPYDFGVADRMVTNFHMPESTLLMMVAAFGGYDHVWNAYKVAIKEKYRFFSYGDAMLII
- the truB gene encoding tRNA pseudouridine(55) synthase TruB; this encodes MTAELDPEMGAVLLVDKPITWTSFNVVAKIRVGLLVVCGHRVKVGHGGTLDPLASGLLIIGTGTHTKQLQALADEDKTYTATLRLGQSTLSYDAETDVEVERPWKHIDEAAIRDVFPLFTGEIKQRPPDFSAKRYQGERAYRLARAGEEVELPPVALTIHRLELLGIQGSDVTIEVHCSKGTYVRSLAHDIGEALGCGAHLVGLRRTASGSFLVRDARTPEQWSKWLDQWASKRDRPVV
- a CDS encoding undecaprenyl-diphosphate phosphatase; this encodes MTVFQAIVIAVVEGLTEFLPVSSTGHMVIVQALLGLEPTEFTKAYMVNIQFGAILSVVALYWKRFFRSFDFYWKLLVAFIPAAIFGLLLGDAIDLLLENVTVVAVALLLGGIVLLFVDNWFKPKGVESISYPRAFGIGIFQCLAMVPGVSRSAATIIGGMGLGLTRKHAAEFSFFLAVPTMAAASGYKMLQGWKADPTIFSGDHIGLLLLGNAVAFVVALLAIRSFVDFLTRHGFRAFGWYRIIIGLVLLVLILSGVDLSMT
- a CDS encoding DUF3098 domain-containing protein, with amino-acid sequence MAANTDEALAFDGMNYKLLLIGIGIVILGFILMSGGGTGDPEVFDAKEIFSARRITVAPIVCLIGYIFVIYAIMRKPQETE
- a CDS encoding leucine--tRNA ligase, with the translated sequence MAYDHKGIEEKWREEWRKRGTYRVENDTTKPKYYVLDMFPYPSGAGLHVGHPLGYIASDIVARFKRHSGFNVLHPMGYDSFGLPAEQYAIQTGQHPAKTTEENAARYREQLDRIGFSFDWNREVRTSNPDYYKWTQWIFLQLFDSWYDPKADKARPISELIARFEATGCQGQDAEVLTGDIEEAIGPFTAAEWKSFSERTQQMVLQHFRLAYLSDAWVNWCPALGTVLANDEVKDGVSERGGHPVERKRMPQWSMRITAYAQRLLDGLDELDWTTSMKEAQRNWIGRSEGASVKFTLTPSPSPRERGTRSEGASARAGYLTADPAIASRLMEFSKEMRKNPTEAEDKLWQVIRGAGVGAKIRRQHIIDRFIVDFVSLPKRLVIEVDGDIHDLQKEEDAARTQRLKELGFEVIRFTNDEVLRDAHRVKETIKEVLNKRINVAEEEKLAERSEVENDSPLPRRGAGGEGYFSLGEGHNEAIEVFTTRPDTLFGVSFLTLAPEHELVQLVTTDAQRAEVEAYVKTSTNRSERERQAEVDKVSGVFTGSFAKHPFTGKDIPIWVGDYVLAGYGTGAVMAVPGGDQRDWRFAKHFNLPIIAVTEGADIEKGADERKDAVICNEGFLKGMQVPDAIRRATEELEKLGAGEGRINYRLRDAAFGRQRYWGEPIPIYYKDDIPYPLPESALPLELPVIDKFQPTETGEPPLARASKWKWDEANQRISESGIDFPLETTTMPGWAGSSWYFLRYMDPTNEDRFASPEAINYWQQIDLYMGGSEHATGHLLYFRFWTKFLFDRGLIPFDEPAKKLVNQGMIQGVSAVLTFVSNVKVSQDYEDFEGGVIDPVTTPLVYVSNSVVAMGEEYLKEQLLLKYQNYWPSLKTDSAHTQIEFQLSGSNIDVKYILSDDTVVLDLFKEDKMKSFSSVKREIDFVLDGSNRLVARREVEKMSKSKLNVFNPDDIIEKYGADTLRLYEMFLGPLEQSKPWDTHGIEGTSRFLKKFWNLFFESDVLSVSEEAPTDAEQKVLHATLKKVTEDIGKMSFNTSVAQFMIAANELGALKCHKRDILEPLTIALAPFAPHIAEELWSLLGHSDSITTAKWPQWHARFLEESNFSYPISFNGKTRLQLEFPVTLSKEDVEAAVLANPEVQQRLEGKAPKKVIVVHKRIVNIVV
- a CDS encoding DUF3108 domain-containing protein codes for the protein MAQRSLFATAAACLLSFGFAQSGGAPAPTDADAVYPLRTLDQHVFRAGEKLSYVLHYGWLNAGIATLELKEADRKIDGREVLHAVGVGQSTGAFKTFYKVDDHYETYFDKKGVFPWVFVRRVDEGGYTFSQDYLFLQHRRTVTTQEKKTFDVPAHVQDMLSAFYFARTLDYSNAKKGQEFTIPCFMDNEEWNLRMRFVGKETIKLRNGKYRCLKFQPVVQEGRIFKTNEDLNVWITDDANHIPVLAQAKVLVGSIKMELSSYEGLTNPIAKE